The proteins below are encoded in one region of Vibrio sp. ED004:
- a CDS encoding MlaD family protein has protein sequence MNNNNQSQTSYSPEVRKNKGISPLWILPILTVALAGWLVMKSVHDAGQRVQIYFSDAAGLIAGRTTIRYQGLEVGMVRDITLSKDLSNIYVDADIYPEAKKLLSKGTRFWLVKPTASLSGISGLDALVSGNYIAIHPSETKQEPETVFQALESSPSDLLASEGLNISLTTKDLGGVSVGSQIVYRKIPIGEVYNYQLNENGKSVTIQAAIKDEYSHIITDQSRFWNVSGLGASIGFSGVDVRLESLSALLGGSIAVDSPGDGQPVEMNTKFKLYPDLKTAGRGISIKIAVPDDNKISATGAPIMYRGIEIGQITDLSLSEGREHVVASAAIQPAFSDFLNSGSKFVLEEAELSLTGMKNIANLVTGNFLTLVPGEGEKARRFTAIRQTEYSQEQEKSVAIRLTSNNSFGLDVGTQLLYKGIAVGSIIKVGLVDGVGTGSDKHEVFMDALIDNEYAHLIKSNNRFFVTGSATAELTESGLSVTVPPAKQLLTGSISFVSEGKDQARGNYQLFQSKSLAEIAKFNQSGSKTLSLFASELPSISKGSPLLYRNLQVGSISDFQLADGGVRIKVTIENRYTHLINKHTVFWNRSGVEVDASLSGISIKAAPVKTLIQGGIAFDSLPGIDNKLGDVWKLYNDSKSARKFGRAVTITSSGDQEVSKGMPIKYQGVTVGEVTLVIPIFNKGGIEITARILPEYVEKIAVADSHFWVAEPEIGLNGIKNVSSLISKHIKVEPGNGSKTTAFKLSSGPVQPEGKIFTLQSESRGSVSEGTPVLFRELEIGSVIDVQLGEFADRIISTIQIKPEFAYLIRSNSVFWNVSGVDVSIGLSGANIKAGTVDSLIRGGITFSTPPTDELQPLAKEDQSFYLYPKAEDEWKSWRTAIPRPQSN, from the coding sequence ATGAACAACAATAACCAATCACAAACGTCATATTCACCAGAAGTTAGGAAAAACAAAGGCATCTCACCTTTGTGGATTCTGCCAATACTTACCGTCGCTCTCGCCGGTTGGTTGGTAATGAAGTCGGTTCACGATGCTGGGCAACGTGTGCAGATCTACTTCTCGGATGCGGCAGGGTTAATCGCAGGACGCACCACCATTCGCTACCAAGGCTTAGAGGTAGGTATGGTTCGTGACATCACGCTATCCAAAGACCTGTCCAATATTTACGTTGATGCTGATATCTACCCTGAAGCTAAAAAGCTGCTTTCGAAAGGTACACGCTTCTGGTTGGTTAAACCGACAGCAAGCTTATCGGGCATCTCTGGTTTAGACGCGTTGGTTTCGGGTAACTACATTGCCATTCACCCTAGTGAAACGAAACAGGAGCCAGAAACGGTTTTCCAAGCCTTGGAATCATCTCCTTCTGACTTACTCGCTTCTGAAGGTTTGAATATCTCACTGACGACCAAAGACCTAGGTGGCGTGTCGGTTGGCTCTCAAATCGTTTATCGCAAAATCCCGATTGGTGAGGTCTATAACTACCAGCTCAACGAAAACGGTAAGTCAGTAACGATTCAGGCTGCGATTAAAGACGAATACAGCCATATCATCACTGACCAAAGCCGTTTTTGGAATGTGAGCGGTTTAGGCGCAAGTATCGGGTTCTCTGGCGTTGATGTCCGCTTAGAAAGTCTCAGTGCCCTCTTAGGTGGTTCTATCGCTGTAGACTCGCCAGGAGATGGTCAGCCAGTAGAAATGAATACTAAGTTCAAGCTCTACCCTGATCTGAAAACAGCGGGTCGTGGTATTTCAATTAAGATTGCGGTTCCTGATGACAATAAGATCAGTGCGACAGGTGCTCCAATCATGTATCGCGGTATCGAAATCGGTCAAATTACCGATTTATCGTTAAGCGAAGGTCGTGAGCACGTGGTTGCTTCAGCTGCAATCCAACCTGCATTCAGTGACTTCTTAAACAGTGGCAGTAAATTCGTTCTTGAAGAAGCCGAGCTATCACTGACTGGTATGAAGAACATCGCCAACTTGGTCACAGGTAACTTCTTAACTTTGGTACCCGGTGAAGGTGAAAAAGCGCGTCGCTTTACTGCGATTCGCCAAACCGAATACAGCCAAGAACAAGAGAAATCAGTCGCGATTCGCCTAACTTCAAACAATTCATTCGGCTTGGATGTTGGTACCCAACTGCTTTACAAAGGTATTGCGGTCGGCTCAATTATCAAAGTGGGCTTGGTTGATGGCGTAGGTACAGGCAGCGACAAACACGAAGTCTTCATGGATGCGTTGATCGACAATGAATACGCGCACCTTATCAAAAGTAACAACCGATTCTTCGTTACTGGCAGCGCAACCGCTGAGTTAACAGAATCGGGTCTAAGTGTGACCGTTCCACCAGCCAAACAGCTTTTAACAGGCTCAATCAGCTTTGTAAGTGAAGGCAAAGATCAGGCTAGAGGTAATTACCAACTGTTCCAAAGTAAATCACTGGCCGAGATAGCGAAGTTCAACCAATCAGGTTCTAAAACGCTGTCGTTGTTTGCAAGTGAGTTACCTTCGATTTCTAAAGGCAGTCCACTACTCTACCGTAACCTTCAAGTGGGTAGCATTTCAGATTTCCAACTGGCTGATGGTGGCGTGAGAATTAAAGTCACGATTGAAAACCGCTACACACACTTAATCAATAAGCACACAGTTTTTTGGAACCGTTCAGGTGTTGAAGTTGATGCGTCTTTATCTGGAATCAGCATCAAAGCGGCACCAGTAAAAACACTGATTCAAGGTGGCATTGCGTTTGATTCACTACCGGGTATCGACAACAAACTGGGCGATGTGTGGAAGCTTTACAACGATTCGAAATCAGCTCGTAAATTCGGTCGTGCAGTTACTATCACCTCTTCTGGCGATCAAGAAGTCAGCAAGGGCATGCCGATCAAATACCAAGGTGTGACAGTGGGCGAAGTCACTTTGGTTATTCCTATCTTTAACAAGGGCGGTATTGAAATCACAGCTCGTATTCTGCCGGAATATGTTGAGAAAATTGCCGTCGCGGATAGCCACTTCTGGGTAGCCGAACCAGAAATCGGTTTGAACGGGATTAAGAATGTGTCGTCTCTGATTTCTAAGCACATTAAAGTTGAGCCGGGGAACGGAAGTAAAACCACGGCATTCAAGTTGAGCAGCGGCCCAGTACAACCTGAAGGCAAGATATTCACCCTACAAAGTGAAAGTCGCGGTTCAGTGTCAGAAGGCACACCAGTGCTGTTCCGAGAGTTAGAAATTGGTTCTGTGATTGACGTACAGCTTGGCGAATTTGCAGACCGTATTATCTCTACGATTCAGATAAAACCAGAGTTCGCTTACCTGATTCGCTCAAACAGCGTGTTCTGGAATGTGTCTGGTGTTGATGTGTCTATCGGCTTGTCTGGCGCGAACATTAAAGCAGGCACTGTCGATAGCCTGATTCGAGGCGGCATCACCTTCTCAACGCCACCAACCGATGAATTACAACCGTTGGCAAAAGAAGATCAGTCTTTCTACTTATATCCTAAAGCCGAAGACGAGTGGAAATCGTGGAGAACCGCGATTCCACGCCCTCAGAGCAATTAG
- a CDS encoding ABC transporter ATP-binding protein, which translates to MNNSEDTISRSWLITQVKKHKSKLLFANIIAILATLISVPIPLLMPLMVDEVLLDKPASGLDMMNHLLPTSLQTPTGYIALTLLLVIIMRTVSQALNILQGRQFTLVSKTITYQMRSKMIDKLGRISIRQYETKGSGGINAHLITDIETIDKFIGSTLSKFLISFLTVFGTAIVLLWLEWRLGLFILLVNPVVIYFSRKLGSKVKHLKKYENQSFERFQNRLVETLDGIYQLRAANKERIFLDELKVQANQVRIDADKYAWQSEAAGRVSFLLFLLGFELFRAVAMLMVLFSDLTIGQIFAVFGYLWFMLGPVQELLGIQFSWYSAKAALQRINDLLKLEEEHRPVSKVNPFNENQEVTVDIENVTFSYTLENTVLNSLSLHIPAGKKVALVGASGGGKSTLIQLLIGVYQADSGCIRYNGEKTDDISFDIIRNEIAVVLQQPILFNDTLRHNLTLGAEYDEMSLWRALEVSQMQDVIKQLSNGLDTQIGRNGVRLSGGQRQRLAIARMVLSNPKFVILDEATSALDTATESALHKALSEFLKDRTTLIVAHRLSAVKQADLIYVLEDGQVTQTGTHGELVEQQGLYQTLYGSVQSHA; encoded by the coding sequence ATGAACAATTCAGAAGACACTATTAGCCGTTCTTGGTTAATAACTCAAGTAAAAAAACACAAGTCCAAATTACTGTTTGCTAACATTATTGCCATACTTGCAACTCTCATCAGTGTCCCTATCCCGTTGCTCATGCCATTAATGGTTGATGAAGTATTACTTGATAAGCCGGCTTCTGGCTTAGATATGATGAACCACCTACTTCCAACATCGTTGCAGACACCCACTGGCTATATTGCACTGACTTTGTTGTTAGTCATTATCATGCGTACCGTTAGCCAAGCGTTGAACATTCTACAAGGGCGACAATTTACACTTGTCTCCAAAACAATTACCTATCAAATGCGTAGCAAGATGATAGATAAGCTTGGTCGCATCAGTATTAGACAATACGAGACCAAGGGCAGCGGCGGCATTAATGCTCACCTAATTACAGACATAGAGACAATCGATAAGTTCATTGGCTCAACGCTTTCTAAGTTTCTCATCAGCTTTTTAACAGTGTTCGGCACTGCGATCGTGTTGTTATGGTTAGAGTGGCGTTTAGGATTGTTCATTCTACTGGTCAATCCTGTTGTTATTTATTTCTCTCGTAAACTAGGCAGCAAGGTTAAACACCTTAAAAAGTACGAGAACCAATCTTTCGAACGCTTTCAGAATCGCTTGGTGGAAACCTTAGATGGCATTTATCAGCTACGTGCTGCCAATAAAGAACGAATCTTCCTAGATGAATTGAAGGTTCAAGCGAACCAAGTAAGAATCGATGCCGATAAATACGCATGGCAATCGGAAGCTGCCGGGCGCGTGTCGTTTCTGCTCTTTCTGTTGGGCTTTGAACTTTTCCGCGCTGTCGCGATGTTAATGGTGCTATTCAGTGACTTAACCATCGGTCAAATCTTCGCGGTGTTCGGTTACTTGTGGTTTATGTTGGGCCCGGTTCAAGAGCTGCTAGGGATTCAATTCTCTTGGTATAGCGCGAAAGCGGCACTACAACGAATCAATGATCTTCTGAAGTTAGAAGAAGAGCATCGTCCAGTAAGTAAAGTGAACCCTTTCAATGAAAACCAAGAAGTGACAGTAGACATAGAAAACGTTACATTCTCTTACACATTAGAAAACACTGTTTTAAATAGCCTATCACTGCACATCCCTGCTGGGAAAAAGGTCGCTCTGGTGGGTGCGAGTGGTGGCGGTAAGTCTACATTAATCCAATTGCTGATTGGGGTTTATCAAGCCGACTCAGGTTGTATACGCTATAACGGAGAAAAGACTGACGACATCAGTTTTGATATTATTCGCAATGAAATTGCCGTTGTTTTACAACAACCTATACTCTTTAACGACACATTGAGGCATAATCTGACCCTTGGCGCTGAATACGATGAAATGTCGCTATGGCGTGCGCTTGAAGTCTCTCAAATGCAAGATGTTATCAAGCAACTGAGTAATGGCTTGGATACACAAATTGGTAGGAACGGGGTTCGACTGTCTGGCGGTCAACGACAACGCTTAGCAATAGCCCGTATGGTGCTGAGCAATCCTAAGTTTGTTATTCTTGACGAAGCGACCTCCGCACTGGATACAGCCACAGAGTCGGCACTGCATAAAGCTCTAAGCGAGTTTTTGAAAGATCGCACAACTTTGATAGTGGCTCATCGATTATCAGCGGTGAAACAAGCCGATCTAATCTATGTTTTAGAAGATGGGCAAGTCACACAGACGGGAACACATGGTGAATTGGTTGAACAACAAGGACTTTATCAAACACTCTACGGCAGTGTGCAATCGCACGCCTGA
- a CDS encoding paraquat-inducible protein A — translation MGGRVTSPSVTNPLSTKHQCDSSSVRLCQGCELPVDKMDIPLGKSAYCPRCGTQLYRGGTPSLSGNLAIAVTCLLLFIPSHFFDFISIRLIGVMIPATLPSGVFTLMGEGFPLLGLLILFCSSIAPLLVCNSVLISHLSLRFGLFTPFRYSLAIIQTLKHWMMLDVFLVSVAISCFKLQDYSDIFVGPGLIGLILLQLFSVLLVSRISVRRYWEAWAKESDYEFAETKNVHCHNCHLSQPEGDSCVRCHHDLYHRKPYSIQKTWALLFAASVAIVPANVIPISILITNGQRLEDTIISGVASLINSDMYGIAIIIFVASIVVPVAKILGLAYILICIQMKRALYHRQRMIVYFIVKWVGKWSVMDLFVISIMMTLVDRGQILNFTPGYGAVAFGVVVVLTMLAAESLDPRLIWDNYTSKDESVNEQQ, via the coding sequence TTGGGAGGTCGAGTGACCTCCCCATCCGTTACTAACCCTTTATCAACTAAGCATCAATGCGATAGCAGCTCAGTGCGCCTTTGTCAGGGCTGCGAACTTCCCGTCGATAAAATGGACATTCCTTTAGGGAAATCCGCTTATTGCCCAAGATGCGGCACTCAGCTTTATAGAGGTGGCACACCTAGCCTGTCTGGGAACCTAGCAATCGCCGTCACTTGTTTGTTGCTATTTATCCCTTCTCACTTTTTCGATTTCATTAGCATCCGCCTAATTGGGGTGATGATACCTGCAACTCTGCCATCTGGTGTGTTTACCTTAATGGGTGAAGGCTTCCCGCTACTTGGTTTGTTAATCTTATTCTGTAGTTCCATCGCACCCTTGCTGGTTTGCAATTCTGTACTTATCAGCCACCTATCACTTCGCTTCGGACTCTTTACGCCGTTTCGCTATTCATTAGCTATTATCCAAACCCTAAAGCATTGGATGATGTTGGATGTGTTCTTAGTGAGCGTGGCCATCTCGTGCTTTAAGCTACAAGACTATTCAGACATCTTTGTTGGTCCCGGTTTGATTGGACTCATTCTGCTGCAACTATTTAGCGTGCTATTAGTTAGCCGCATTAGTGTAAGGCGTTATTGGGAAGCGTGGGCTAAAGAATCTGATTACGAGTTTGCCGAAACCAAGAACGTTCATTGTCATAACTGCCACCTTTCTCAACCTGAAGGCGATAGTTGCGTTCGTTGTCATCACGACCTCTATCACCGCAAGCCTTACTCGATTCAAAAGACATGGGCATTGTTGTTTGCCGCGTCAGTAGCCATTGTGCCTGCCAACGTCATTCCTATTTCGATTCTAATTACTAACGGGCAAAGGCTCGAAGATACGATTATCTCCGGTGTTGCATCTCTGATTAACAGCGATATGTATGGTATTGCGATAATCATCTTCGTGGCGAGTATTGTCGTCCCAGTAGCAAAAATCCTTGGACTGGCTTACATCTTGATTTGTATTCAGATGAAGCGAGCGCTTTACCACAGGCAACGAATGATCGTCTATTTCATCGTGAAATGGGTAGGAAAGTGGTCCGTGATGGATCTGTTCGTTATTTCGATCATGATGACATTGGTCGACCGTGGACAAATTTTAAACTTCACACCAGGTTATGGTGCAGTCGCTTTCGGCGTTGTTGTTGTTCTAACAATGCTGGCCGCGGAAAGCTTAGATCCTAGGCTAATTTGGGATAACTATACCTCTAAAGATGAGTCAGTGAATGAACAACAATAA
- a CDS encoding GAF domain-containing protein → MKIEHYQRLTKQAVALIESETDLTANLANISSLLFMELDDLNWAGFYLMKQDQAKEKDELVLGPFQGQPACVRIPVGRGVCGTAVATNTVQRIHDVHEFEGHIACDAASNSEIVIPFSIGGKIAGVLDIDSPNVGRFSQIDEDGLTFFMAEVEKLLNSHANKA, encoded by the coding sequence ATGAAAATAGAACATTACCAACGCTTAACCAAACAAGCCGTTGCATTAATTGAATCAGAAACCGATCTAACTGCTAATCTTGCTAATATCAGTTCTTTATTATTCATGGAATTGGATGATTTGAATTGGGCGGGTTTCTATTTAATGAAGCAGGATCAAGCTAAGGAGAAAGACGAACTTGTACTGGGTCCTTTCCAAGGTCAACCTGCTTGTGTGCGAATTCCGGTAGGGCGTGGAGTGTGTGGAACTGCGGTTGCGACGAATACAGTTCAGCGCATTCATGATGTTCATGAGTTCGAAGGTCACATCGCTTGTGACGCTGCAAGTAACTCAGAAATCGTCATTCCGTTCTCTATTGGTGGAAAAATAGCGGGTGTTCTTGATATCGATAGCCCAAATGTTGGCCGTTTTTCTCAAATTGACGAGGACGGATTGACATTTTTCATGGCAGAAGTGGAAAAGCTGCTTAATTCGCACGCGAACAAGGCATAA